AGCAAGGAACTACTAAACCCATTCCTGGTCTTGGAAGTAACCCATTTTGATTCATCGTTCTCATTACTTTCAAGTTTCAACAATCCGgtcaaaaaggaaaaagaatagaAAGCCGTTAATGAAATCTAAGGCTGTTTTTCTTAGTAATTAGTCTAACACGAGTTACAGGCTTTGATCATTACTTAAAtatctttcttttcaaaattataaaaatcaatgTTAAAGACCTATATAAATTATGTTTTCTTAAAACTGATTTTAAAattgatcctctaaattttagaggataaaatgtgatctctcaccatttattttatagatgggaccaagaaaaaaaaaaaactattcaagagtgaaaaatcacattttaccctctaaagtaaaaatttaaaatttagagactccaaatatatatatatatagcatagacaaataaaagcaaaaaataaatcTATGCAAAAATTTTATACAAATCCCAAAAAACTTTTGTaggaaaaatatattaaaaatatgatCATAGGAATTTTGTTGCAAGTTGCCTGAATTTCTGCaagtattttttattgtttttcataatTTGAATTCAAGCGATCTAAGCTAGTTTGAATCTGATCCCAAATTGTGTCATCATAGAAATTTGGCATAGTGTTCAATAAAAGTACCATTTAATACGAACTTATATAAAAAACTAGAGAGAATTAGAGATTATCAGAGATAATAGAAGAGAAATTTCTAAAATTAGGGtcaaaaagagaaaatagaattTCTAATTACATTATGCCTCTCCTACATTATTATATTATACTCCTATTTATAATTTAATTCTCTAATTACACTAGTCCAATACTAATTGTATCACATTTATATCCATGTTTCTATCCGtttaagtttttttaaaaaaaaaaaaattagtatcaTGTCATTATTTCACTTCATGGCTTATAAACATGAACGATAAATTAATAGTTCATATTCCTCTGTCCTTGCATCCACCACAAATGCTTCCATACATTATATTCTATTGAAACGTTCTCACAATGTCACATGCTCATCTCCCAACATATATAATGATGACTCACTATCTGAAAGATAAATGACATCTTTTACGCATCTTACAAAATACTTGTTGTTAGCCAGAATTGTAGGATATTCTATTTTCTTCTATAGATATTTTGTAGTATGTAGGCTCTGTTGGCTTGCCAATCATATCATCATTTGtacattttgaaaagaatatacacTTTTCCAATAATTATAGCATATTTGCAaaagaaaaatctagaaaaataAATCCTAAAATTCTAGTTAATTGAtggaaaatatattttaagtatTATAAaactattattttaaaaaaatttaaactaataaaaagaattatATGAAAAATTACATTTCTTATTATAAATATTGTCCGGTTTTCCCTTTCTGATAGTGATGAGTTATCGTATATTTATGATGACAAATGAGGATGTGAAATTGTTTCATTAGAATGTGGGAAAGCATTTGTGAAAGCAAGAACAAGGAGAAAGGAATAATAATATGTGCTATTAATTTGAAATGTACGAAGAATATAATCTCTGATATTTGCATATCCTTTTCTCAAGGACTTAATGATTCTAGTGTTTGCAGAAATTATTCCATTTCAATTACATATATTTTGCTATGTTGAGGTTGGTCAAGGTTGCGCAGCGAGTCACATGGTTCAAACGACAAATGTGTATGTGTGGaccaaacatatatatacatattagtGGTGCTGAGTTCATATGTGacattatttttattcatttatttatttgtgtTACTGTAGCAATAACGGGGTTTAGTATTCTACCATGAATAACGCGCGTTCACACTGCACATGTAATAAGATAGCTTTTGAAAAagatacaaaaattaaaagactGAAATTGacagataaaaattaaaaaataaaaattgaaataaattttattattgtatttgaTATAAAATGGgagatagaaattgaaataagaatgaaattttaatttaatttgtacaaaaaataaatttaaaataattaattaaaataaaaatattttagatataaaatattaaaatttcaatttttgtctCAAAAAATTTTAGTCTTCTATGTCTCTACTTTTTAAAAATACTCAAATATCACTACAACAATATAGACTATTTTTTAGGATTATTATgtgtcaaaaaaaattaaaattcgtcaaaaaaataaattttgacactattttaactatgaaaatatgttaataaaagtttggtcaaaaatagtatttttgacacataagtaattgtaaaaaagtttaaattttattttgataaatattggccgtcaaaaataatttgttagaaaaatttgagaatatattttttgtgatacttattaactgtcaaaaatactatttattttgatatttattgaccataaaaaattctcaacaaaaatttttaacaaagaatgagatgagattttgaaactgaagaataaactgagattttgaagataaagaatgagtAGTATGATTCCAAACTGAGAGTCGTGTGATGCTAAAATTGACGGAGCTCAACGAAAAAAAGGAATAATGGAGTAAGTTAAAAACAAATGAGCGTCAAAATTGAGGAGTAATTTTCTATAATatagctctcttttttttttttttagtgtattaaaattttaaaaataaaaactgaaatttaaatattaatttttaggccaacaaatataatattaaattctaATTTTCCAATCTCCATCCTAATACATCAAATAAAACAAATGTTACCAAAGAAAATTCTCACAACACAAGTTTTCTAACATTCGGAATAAGTGATTCAGATACTTAACTAAATTAAACCTATATATGCATATAAATCATTAACAAATGTGTGTCTAATACTTTGGTTTGTTGATACACAAAACTACTTATTATGATAAATTTATAAGAAAATAAGCATAATAGAActtttttttaaccaaaataaTGTTATGTAGTACATGATATACTGTTACTATATTCTCTAAAACTCTTTTTTCACAATAATCAGAAAATATTATCTGTTTTTATAAAAGAATCTATAtgcatatatgtatttatatgggTTATACCATAtatgatatatgtatatatggtTTTGTTGATCCATAAAATGAGTAAGCAAAATGGGTGGCTCTGGTTGTCCCAGTTAATAATGGAAAGAAACATGTAGACGACCAATAGACGTATGCAGTGGTTAAGGGGAGCATAGAACAGTATAATGACCATTTTATCCTCGACGTGCTTCACGTTTTGGTTGTGAACGCACTGTCATATATATATGTGGGAAATTAGGATTCTAGCTATTATGGTCACAATTGAAGCAAAAAGGAGAATGTGAGAAcctactctctctctctattgTTTCTGTCTTATTCACATTAAAATACCTGCTGCTATATTCAATTAAGAAAGCAATAACAACAAGAATAATAATAGTAGTGTAGGTATGGTGAGAACCCCTTTGTGTGACAAGAGTGGAATGAGGAAGGGCACGTGGACAGCTGAGGAAGACAAGAAGTTGGTCGCTTATGTTACTAGGTATGGTTGCTGGAATTGGCGTCTTCTCCCAAAGTTTGCAGGTCTTGAAAGGTGTGGCAAGAGTTGCAGACTTAGGTGGATGAACTACCTCAGACCCAACATCAAAAGAGGCAActacactcaagaagaagaggaTACTATCATCACACTTCACCAAAACCTTGGCAATAGGTATCATTATCTTCATCAATTACCCAAGTCAATGCTCTCACCTCCATTGGTTCTCTATATACACTACTTCCAATCAATAATGTTGCAGTGTCTGTATCTCATGAATACTGTCACGTGCGTATAGATATTTATATCATGCACGCGACACAAACTAAGACATGAAAGTAACTGATATTTGTTGATGTGGTGGTGGATGCAGATGGTCCCTAATTGCGGCGAATTTACCAGGAAGAACTGATAACGAGATAAAGAATCACTGGCACACTGTTCTGAAGAAGCGTATTCAAGACAAGTcgtcgtcctcctcctcctcgtcgTCATCAGGCACAGGCAAAGGTAGTAGAACCGGAAAAGCTAAAGCTTCTTCCAAGgtaaagaataataataataataatcatgactccccaacaacaataatggaacAAGATTTCAATAGTGACTCATCATCAGAGAACAGCAATAATAACATTGGTGGTAGTTGTGATGATCGTCATAATAATAGTTCATTGTCTCCACAACCATCCTCTAGCGGTTTCTCTTGCATAACAACAGATACTGAAACCGCCGCTATAAACCATGaggataataatttaattattctagagaataataataatgattacGGAGAGCTTGGTTTCTTTGATGCATATGATGAGCCAGTGAGTGAAGATTTCTGGACAGAACCATATCTGACTGACTTTTCCTATGTCCCACCCAGTAGTGAAGAATACTTTCTTAACCCTATTTGGGATATAGAATTCTGGGGCCAGAATAGCTTATACCTGGAATGAGGGTACGTTAATCAGAATCTGGGATATGATATCTGTAACTATGccatgtatgtatatgtatatagtcaTGTGGGTGTGTTCATATTCCTGTATGTTTATAGTTGTACCATCATCATCaataataatatatgacaatATTTTATGGTCGGAATAATAACAAATCTAGAAACACATTTGCAACACCAGTTGAAATAAGAACATAAAAAATTATCTGAAAAAGACACATTTAAAGCATGGAAACATTAAAGAATATCTGATGATCCAAGAATTTCTCGGGATAATTAACTAATCTGTCATAGATAGAGACAATAATTAGGATAGTTGTGTTTATTTTCTCGTGGGAATGTGATGCAATTAATTTTCGTCCTTATGATACATGCATAACATTATTCTCTCAGGATTTGTAAGCTTGCTAGCTAGGGAAGATTTTCTTTTAATCAAAGACTGCATAATATAAGGAGCAAAGACTACATATAATTTAATTTGAACTTTGAACTATATGATGTATTCTCACATGAATATAATTCCTCTTGCTGCTGTTGATTGTTGAATAATTGTGCTAATTATCaacaaaaagatttaaaaaaataaaagaaataatgaCATACAAAGGAAGAAGAATATATATAGTCATACGAAGTTTGAACCTAACCTTATATAATGGTTAAATAATGGGGCAGTAATGAAACATGATATAACTAATTAATCTAATATTATACAttattttatttctaataccACGAAACTATATGGCTTTGTTTTTCCATGAAATAGTTTGAGACCTTTTATATTACTGATTGGTTATATTGTGCACAGTTGAAACTTCGTTCTACCTTCATTGACGCCTTTGTCTTTGTCAATATCGTCGCAAATTGCAATTTTGAGATTTGTTGGCTTTCAAATGgaatttcaggtgaaaattcaaaatcaaaaaattattttctcctAAAAATTTAAGTTAACAAAAAAAACATA
The DNA window shown above is from Arachis ipaensis cultivar K30076 chromosome B08, Araip1.1, whole genome shotgun sequence and carries:
- the LOC107610443 gene encoding myb-related protein Myb4-like — translated: MVRTPLCDKSGMRKGTWTAEEDKKLVAYVTRYGCWNWRLLPKFAGLERCGKSCRLRWMNYLRPNIKRGNYTQEEEDTIITLHQNLGNRWSLIAANLPGRTDNEIKNHWHTVLKKRIQDKSSSSSSSSSSGTGKGSRTGKAKASSKVKNNNNNNHDSPTTIMEQDFNSDSSSENSNNNIGGSCDDRHNNSSLSPQPSSSGFSCITTDTETAAINHEDNNLIILENNNNDYGELGFFDAYDEPVSEDFWTEPYLTDFSYVPPSSEEYFLNPIWDIEFWGQNSLYLE